The nucleotide window GGACTCCGACTTTTCTGCGAAGTCCGAGAAATTTTAGAAGCAAGTTGACAGTAGTGAGATTTGCTTTCGTTTCGCTCATCGGGTTGGCTTGAGAGGGATAATAGTAAAGATAGAAACTCCAAACTAATCAAAGATTAGATGAAATGATTTATAGTTGTCTGTCTTCCGATGATACTAGTTCATTTTGTACTAAGCCCATCAAATGACAATGTTACAGCAGATGAACATAAATTTTCAAAGGTACTTGAGGCTGATAAATACTCATAAACAAGAAAAGAATGATGACAATTTCTTAACATTATGATGGTCCTTCcctatttctttttcctttctgaaCTTGGCCTTGTTTCTGTTTCTGGCCCATCACAGTTTGCAGTTAGCACAATTATCTTCTACTTCATAGTCCATTGCTCACTGAGATGCTGTAGCAGAGTGGAGTAGCCAATACACTGCAATTGGACTCCTCACGCTATGAATTCCATCACTCCATTCAATTGACCCAAATGCAGATTCAAGACCTTTTACTGTCTCCAACCCAACACTTCCATTACTGCTAAAACTAATCTCATACGACAAACTCTTATTTTCCTCGCTAAAACTAAGCTTAGTTGGAGTCACCTTCACCTCCACCGAAGCCGGCACACTTATTTTCACCTCATACACCGCATTCGTATTCCTGCCAACATTTTTAACCACACGCTTGTATTTCACCACACTCTCACTGCTAAAAACAACTGAGAACGATGGATAATTCAAATCCCCTGGACTAACGAAACTTTTTTCGCTGCAATTCACTGAAGAAGTTTCTTTCACGAACGGTGAAATCCTTTTGGGGTCATAACCAATGGCGCAGAGAAAATTCACGTAATCCTTCATTTCAATATCATAAACCAGACCTGGATCCAGTGCTCTGTTCGGATCCACATGACCCGACCCGTGAACAAACGGACTCGATTCTTGGCCTGTCGCGAGATCTGTAAAGGTTTTGCCGGAGTTATCAACGTTGTAAGCTGTCGTCATGAGGGCAGATTTGATGGCTGCTGTGGTCCATTTAGGGTAAGCTTTTCTAAGTAGAGCAGCTAATCCACTTACATGAGGACAAGACATGGATGTACCAGATATAATGTTGAATTCCACTCGTCTGGTATCAATTTCCAAATCTGTTGGTCCAATGGACCCGGTCCAACCGGCTAAAATGTTGACTCCTGGTGCAGTAACATCCGGTTTAAGGATCTCTGGTGTTACATAATTGGGTCCTCGGCCTGAGAACGCAGCAATACGTGGAGCAGTCGGTGATTTTCCGATCACAGTTCCTTTGAAAACGATCGTCGCTTTTGGGGATGAATCAGATTTGACGTAATCTCTTATTTTGTCACCGGCTTTTTGACCGACCATTGTCGCCGGTAGGAGATGTGAATCGGCGACGAGTTCTTCGCCGGAGTCAGCTAAATTCGCCAGGACCATACCTGCACCGCCGGCTAATTTCACTGCACTTCCTTTCTCTACTCTAGCATTGCCGCCTCTATCACATAATACAATTTTTCCGGCGACCTTTGAAGGATCCAGCTTTCCTGGATAACAGAGTTGACTCCCGCAGTCGCCGGAATAAACAAGAGGTAATTTTGTATCGTTAAGCGGATCGCCGGAATACAGGGATACGCCGCCGAATATTCTTCCGTCGCCTAAGATTACATTCGCCGGAAACTCCCGGTCTATGGTTGAAGCAGCAACAGTGAGAATCCACGGCGCAACGTTCACTGCCGTGGTAAAATGATTGTAAGACACTACTGTCAGATAAAAATTTAATCAAATAATGGCCAAAAGCTCCAATAGCAATGGAGTCAACGTCATACTCTGGTGCATAACCGTCAGCACCAACGGAAAGTGAAATCACGTGAACTCCATCAGCAACAGCTTGATCCATTGCGGCTAATATATCTGAATCAAAACACCCTGTTTTCCAACAGATCTTATAAGCTGCTATTCGAGCTTTCACAGCCATGCCTCTTGCTTCACCTTTTGCGTATTGAAAAAAGCTAGCGTTAGCTACAACAGATCCAGCTGCAGTTGAAGCAGTGTGGGTTCCATGTCCTTCAGTATCTCTTGGCGATTTAGATTCTTTAGACTCGTCAATTGGGCTTCCACGATCAGCTTCGTAGCCTTTGTAAAACAATCGAGCACCGATGATTTTACGATTACATGAAGTTGCAGGAAAGTCCTGCCCAGTTTCGCATTTGCCTTTCCAACCGGACGGGACAGCAGAAAGCCCGTCGTCGGAAAAGCTCGGCCTTTCGGGCCAAATGCCCGTGTCAAGGACCCCGACGATGACGTCATCGGCGTAATCGGAGTTGGGCCAAAGCCCAAATGAGTCTGCGAGGCCTAAGAAGGTCGGTGTGTGAGTGGTGTGAAGCTGACGTGCACGGTCAGGTATGACGGAGACCACGCCAGGCACGCGGCGGAGCCGGTCAGCCTGCCCGGAAGTGATACGGGCAGAGAAACCACGGGCAGCATAATCGTAAGAGTAAAGGATTTTGGCAGAGtgttgggaagaagaagagactGATCGGAGAATGGAGGAGTACCAATTGTGGTGGGTAGTAAAGATGTGGGGCTTATGGGATTTTGACACGTGGACTATGAAAGTCTCATGACCATCCGATTGGACTGAAATTGCTAAAGagttgagaaagaagaagatTAAGAGGGagaaaaaacaagaagaagaaagtgcCATTTTAGAAGAGTTTGTAAGAAGAAACTATTTTCTGCAAGTGTTAATATTGATAATCCGTACTTGATAAAAGGATAGATAGAGGTGTGGGCCTTATTGGGCCACGTTGTATATAGAGATTGGTTCATTTTCAGGCCCTTTTTGCCATTCCTGCATATCCACGTGGGATTTGGACCCATTCTTTAGATTAACGAGAGATGGAAGGGTAGGTAAGATATGTATTAATGTCCAGGAAAAAAAACGTTTGGAAATCTGTTAGGTATTTACTTtagaataaatttaaaaaaaaaaaaaaaggattctACGAGAAGATGAACTCACGTTTTTCTCGCAGTACCCGTACTACTGCCAACAAGGAGTATTATATTGAGCGTCATGAATCATGGCAATTAGGAGTGGACATCGGTTGGTTCggttcggttatgaatattatcggtttagcatatcagttatcggtttacaaatttgataaatcgataaccgaaccgataagatatcggttatCGGGTACCGGCTAATCAGTTATCGATCATTATCAGtttggttatcggtttacccgataagataactcaatctagagttaaagaaaaaaagagaagataatTCACTGGAGTtaaacaaaaaagagaagaattcacatATAATATACTACCCATTTCTGCGTTTTGTCGGTAATCACAACTGGAATAGTACTaattcttcaacaacaattatccAAATACATTATGCCCTCAAGCGTTGAAGCCCTCAACAATACCTGCATAGAATTTTTGCTTCCTCCGATACATTAAGCCTCCTCCGATATGATAACAACAATAGttgaataataatttttatttcaTACAATACCTACACTTCCACAAGCATTGAATACCACAAGCTGTCCAATATAATATGAATGTTGTTTGTCAAATGCCTAACCTGGAAAAAGAAACCATAGAGCAATCCCTATATGAAGATGAATTTTATTATAGAAATTAAACGCCTAATGTATAAGACTAAAGACTTACGCTAGGAGTAACTACTAGTAAGGTCTACGAAGAATAAAGATGAAGCAACTGAAGAGTGCAATCCCTAGCatatgtatatacttaagggtaaagtcataattttattaattcttattgggttatcggttaaccCATTAACAAAATTGGCAAACCGAGgtccgaaccgataacccaatagtgaAAAAATTCTAAATTGTTATCGAACGGTTAACCcaataacccgataccaataatccaataaataattaacgattcgggttatcggttttacccgatatatgcccatcCCTAATGACAATGATGCCTATTACTCCCTTGTTCAAAAGGCAAATAATGAAAATCAAAACATGTTTTTAAACTAAAGATTTGTAATAAGTTTTACTGTTATGCTACTAACTTCTCGCATTatatattttgatttacaaaacaaaaaaaaatttattccATATGTAAATCTAAGGCACCTGGAATGCAAAATCAAGATTCCCCTGAAAATTATTTTGGAGAGATCCCGATTAATACATTGAATCAATGACCAAGCTAGTGTATAGGTTATAAAATTTGGCCAAGTATTGTTGAGACAAAATAATGTAACTTGAGTGAAGAGTagcttaggggtcgtttggtatgtgtataagaatagtgcgaAATaaagtgtattagtaatgcatgggttagtaatgcaagcattagttatgcaaatattatttcttatctactgtttggtatggtgtattaaaattataaggcattgcataatttttaagaaaaatagttgcttac belongs to Nicotiana tabacum cultivar K326 chromosome 6, ASM71507v2, whole genome shotgun sequence and includes:
- the LOC107780325 gene encoding LOW QUALITY PROTEIN: subtilisin-like protease SBT1.4 (The sequence of the model RefSeq protein was modified relative to this genomic sequence to represent the inferred CDS: deleted 1 base in 1 codon) is translated as MALSSSCFFSLLIFFFLNSLAISVQSDGHETFIVHVSKSHKPHIFTTHHNWYSSILRSVSSSSQHSAKILYSYDYAARGFSARITSGQADRLRRVPGVVSVIPDRARQLHTTHTPTFLGLADSFGLWPNSDYADDVIVGVLDTGIWPERPSFSDDGLSAVPSGWKGKCETGQDFPATSCNRKIIGARLFYKGYEADRGSPIDESKESKSPRDTEGHGTHTASTAAGSVVANASFFQYAKGEARGMAVKARIAAYKICWKTGCFDSDILAAMDQAVADGVHVISLSVGADGYAPEYDVDSIAIGAFGHYLIKFLSDSSVLQSFYTAVNVAPWILTVAASTIDREFPANVILGDGRIFGGVSLYSGDPLNDTKLPLVYSGDCGSQLCYPGKLDPSKVAGKIVLCDRGGNARVEKGSAVKLAGGAGMVLANLADSGEELVADSHLLPATMVGQKAGDKIRDYVKSDSSPKATIVFKGTVIGKSPTAPRIAAFSGRGPNYVTPEILKPDVTAPGVNILAGWTGSIGPTDLEIDTRRVEFNIISGTSMSCPHVSGLAALLRKAYPKWTTAAIKSALMTTAYNVDNSGKTFTDLATGQESSPFVHGSGHVDPNRALDPGLVYDIEMKDYVNFLCAIGYDPKRISPFVKETSSVNCSEKSFVSPGDLNYPSFSVVFSSESVVKYKRVVKNVGRNTNAVYEVKISVPASVEVKVTPTKLSFSEENKSLSYEISFSSNGSVGLETVKGLESAFGSIEWSDGIHSVRSPIAVYWLLHSATASQ